The Takifugu rubripes chromosome 16, fTakRub1.2, whole genome shotgun sequence genome contains the following window.
CAGTTCCACCAGTCCCTTCCTGAAGGTTCCCTTCTGAAACTCCAAAGTCTTAAACCCAGCACACACAATAACTTAACTGTATAATTTAAGGTCATTCGATAGTATATGGTTGTATAGATTCTATAGGCACTCAGAACCAACATAATGAGGAGTTTCCCAGTGTGAGACGACTGGCAGCAGGACATCAGGTTATTCATGGTCTCCACCTTCAGCCCCTGGTTGGGCAGGAGACCCCCGTCCCCTTCAGACCACAGTACCCATCAGGGATTTTGTTCAGGTACTGCTGGTGATAATCCTCAGCGTAGTAGAACGGTTTGGCTTCTGCGATCTCGGTGGTGATGGGTCCGAAACCGCTCTCTGACAGAACCTGAGGGAAGAACAAAGTTCCGTTTATCTCAGCATGAGCTCAAATGAGCTGAGCAAACCCGGGGCGGCTGCTTTGTCTCTGCTCGTATATTCAGACGAAGCTTTAGGCTGCTGCACATGTTCTGGCGCCGCCGTCCTTGTTTAGAAGCTATTAAAGTTTCATGCCGCTTTATTTACTGCCTGCGCGGCTTCAATATTGAATGCGCCATGTAATTTTTATGACTGCGGCTCTGCAGGAGACGACGACCCAGAACAGGATGTAAAGACTCAGTCTTTCCTTCTTCTTGCCTGCAGTGATACAATATTTATCCGTGCACgtattttgtgtttgtggctcGCAGTTGTCCTTCTGCGCCCTCACTCCACTGCACTGCGGTTtccagccaccagagggcgctgctACGGCCAGACCGGCTTAACGTTCAGTTTTCCATCTCATACAGAAGCAAAAAGAAgccagcagctcttcctcctctgacgtGGTGTCCATGGTGCCCAGTTAAGCTCCCAGCATCCCCGGCGCTACAGCGATGTCCAGGAGTTATGGATGTGTGTTATTGTGACGTTATCACCATCTAAATGCTGCCTTTGTAGGTTCTTAAGGGGAATTTAAAAATGTCTGCACACTAAATGGGGTGACGGTTCTGTTTAAAGGTGCCTTCCAGTAAAATTAAAGTGGTGCTGATGTTAATTCAACCCATTCAATCAAATGTGAATCCATCTTTTTAATTTAAGCTGCGTTTACCGGCTGTTTCAGCTGCAGTCATGAACGCCGCTGACAGGTTCAGTACAAACTGCACATTAAGGGCAGAGCAGCACCGTTGAGATCCACGCGCTACCGTCAGCCGTGGTTATTAatatagctgctgctgctgctgctgctgctgcgaacACATCCCCAGTTTGAGTTGAAATACAAGAAAGCTTTGGTTTATTTATAGAAAGACGAAGAGACCGGAGGTGGTGCTGTGTAATTTCACACACTGATGCCTCCAACAGTTAGAGGGGTAATTGTTGCCAAACCATTTTAACTTCATTGACGTTGGCGCTCGAAACTCGTTAAAGGAAATGTCAGCAAACAAACCTGATGAGTCAGAGATGCTGTGTAAGAAAACACAAGAGCAACATAAAACAGCTAATATTAGAGACTTAATGGGCAGTGGtcgctcactcacacacacacacacacacacctaacgTCCTGTGTCAACATCACAAGGACAAGAATCTGATCCACCAAGAATTTTAAACCGGCATTTGGACCCATGTTATGACCCCAACGACTCTTTCCAACATCAGAACCTCATTAAAGGTCAGTAAACTGGTGAAATCCTTCCAGAACCACCTTCAAAACATCCCAGATAATAAATGCTCCATATTTCTCCCAGATTCCACCCCAAACGGCTGGTTTTCCAGCGTCTCCTCGGTCTTCCAGAGTGGCCACGTTAGCAGCCTGCTAAAAATGCATAATTTACATCCTTTCATTTGCATGTCAGAGACGGAGATTTCTcatttgaaatgcaaaatacCTTGACTGCACTGGTAAAGCAAAGAAATGTGAACAATGCTGATAAGCTGccatgagaggagaggaaatattTAAACAGGGAAGAAACTGACACGTTCAGAAATACTGGAGCCAATGGTTCCAgacagcagagacaggaaacagtAGACAGACATGAATGTTTGAAAAGAATGTTTATCAGGAAGAAAAGATGCCAGAGAAATgagcactctctctctcacacacacacgcacacacgcacacacgcacacagtgtTTTACCTCCACCTGCCATTTTGATGCAGTGCTCATCCTAATGATGGGCCGAAGGCAAAAGAAGAGTAGGGTGGAAACCACTGACATCAACAAGATAATGTTCTGTTGTaccttagacacacacacacgcgcgcacacacaccctgaagaTCACTCCCTGTGTGAACAACACAATCAAGCCAGGCAGCTCAGTGAAGCTCATCAATACTCTGACACCACCttaatctctctctcatcacttCACCTCTTTCTCATCTGCTTTTTTAACATATCAAATTTGTCTggaatggaaagaaaaacataaacagCGCGTTGACGCGACAACAAAGAAGAGCTACAGAGGAAGGTAATAAGAGTTGGTCCCAGAGGACAACGTCACAGTCCAGGCTAATGGTGAAGACAGCTTGGTGTaagatcatccatccatcatcccacccacccacacacacccacccacacacacacacacgcagaaccAGAGAAACGGACTCCAGTGAACACACTGACAGTTGCAGTGTGAAGACGTTAGCAGGAACAGAAAACCTTGTCTCCACAGGAAGGTTTATGGGAGCAGGTTTACACACGTTAAAGCTTCAGCGCAAACAGTGTTAGAAATGTGAGGGGACGGACGTTTAATCTGAACACCAGTGAGGCCCAGTTTGCAACTAAAGCGATTTCAGCAGAGGACAGATTTAAGGCCCAGATGGTTTGGCATAGATTGTGTTTGCTATAGGCcaatggcacacacacacacacacacacacacactcacacagatggGAGAGGGTGGGGAGAGACAATctggtgagaaaaaaaagatgacgaAGGAAAGCAAACCTAGAAAGATTGAAGGAAAGATAAAGAGAAACAGTATCGACTGTATCTGttgagcagaaaaacacagattaaagAGGCgaagagcaaaaacacacacacactcacacacactcacacacagctaCATGTCATCATCTCtgggagcagagcagctgctctGGTCTCAGTCAGGAGGCTTTGCTGCATCTCTGAGGTATGGAACATCTCATCAGAAATATCAGTTTGGCCTCATTTAAATCGGTGAGATGAGACGTTGATTGTTGTCTTCCTGCATCCCACCACCGGGGGGCGGCTCACAGCCAACCTTTGGTTGCCTTAGGTGCCTAATTATAAATATTCAGATGATGAATGAACAGTTTTCAGATCAAGGAGATAAAGATGCTTCCCAAGCTGATGGTGtaacttttttaaaatgtctgtgtTAAATTATTAATTTCTATGCATTctaatatatttaaaatgtataaaaccaaataaatgttTGTTCTATCCGATCATTTGTTCCAGTTTGAGGCTGAAGAAACGATGGATGTGAAatagagagagcgagagagagagacttcagGATTCTGATAACAGGAACAAATATTTGGACGGATAAGGAGGGACGAACAAAGGGAAAAAACTGGAAACTAGAGAATAAAAGAGAAACCTCGTTCTCAGTTTCTATGGTAACGGCTCTGTTGGTGGGTTGGTGGTGCAGAAGTCTCAGCAGGCGAGAAGTGAGCAGAGCGAACGTATGAACGTTTGTTTGCACGTGTAGACTTTTAAACATATGGGCACGACTGAGCAAaagaggcatgctgggaaacgtAGTcaaagaagggaggaaggaaaggagagcaCCTTCTGGTATTGATCTTTGGAGGCCAgagcttcctccagctgctgctgcgtgtaGGTGTAGATGGCGGAGCGATATGTGGTCCCCATATCGTTGCCCTGCCGcatccctgaacacacacacacacacacacacacacacacaaacaaaggctTTAGTCCTTTGCTGGCAGGAGAACATCTACAGCTGACGATGCTTCCAAACACATTCTGCATCTCTGTTGGCAGAACAGTGGCTGCATTTTCAGCAAGTGTCCTGGTGTTTTTATTATCCGTGTCTGCTCGTCAGCCTGTCAGCCACCATGTTTGCTAAACTCAAAGATCTGAGAGCCAAAATCTGCATCTGTTAATCCTTCTCTCGGGAGCTTATCTGCTTTTGATCACAGCCTCGGTGCTTCTGCTCACGGCTGCGTTTCAGCTTCAGCTTACATTCATTCCTGTCTCTTCTTCCCACACTTGCACGGTGGATACATGCTAACGTCATTCACCCATCGTGTTTTATACGTCACCGTTTTGGTCCGATATCCTGTAAACGTAGATCTGATactgaggggtcagaggtcattgtgGAGCCCCCCTCTCCTCTATCAGTgcaggctgacctctgacccctcagtTTGGGATCAACATCCTCAGGGTAGTGGACCAATAACATGGGAGGGCTGTACCTTGAGTCGGGTCGTGACTCTCCCAGAAAACCTTCAGCAGGTTGGCAAAGCTGATCTTGTCGGGGTAGAAGACGACTCTGACCACCTCCGTGTGTCCTGTCATGCCTGCAACATACAACATCTGTGGGTTCTCCTGTGTCCGCCGGCGGTGGGTTTGTCGGTGAACCCCGCGGCAGCCACAGAGCTCGTCTGGGCCGCCGAGCGTCGGGACcagaacatttttcttttcagcttcAGTTTTAACCGTGAATCCAAACATCCGTCCTCAGTCAGCAAACAGTCTGCAGCAGGCCTCAGTAATGAGCGTGACCCGTTCCTTCACCTCGACGTCTCCCTCTGTGACTTATTccttttttaatataaatagtTCTGGATTCTTACAGCAGATATTGCTGAGCGGAGCCAAAGCTGCGCTCGATATTAAACAAATGCCTCAGTGAGCCGATCTCAGAGGAATAAATTGATCCAGGACAGGACGAGGCATGAAGACGATGCTGGAGGCAGAACAGAGACATGAAGACCTGCGACGTGTCAGCCAGAAGAACCTACTCAGAGGAGGGTTTTTATGTTGAGACTGTAAAGCTGTATATTTCATCTTGGAGTTCCTCCATCTTGTGGTGTGTGGAACGTTTagcagctttagctttagcattgtTCGGCTCGCTGTGATGGCGTCCCTGCTAATCTAGGATCTTTCAGAGATGTTAAACGGGCGGCGCTGCAGGTAGGACAGCATCACTTTGTGCTGACCAGCTGGAGGAATCACTGGGAGGTCTGGACACTCATCACACCCCATCACACCATCAGGGCCTGCTCCATAGTCTTACAACAATAGGACCTGGGGGAAATTATTCAATCTCTTTATTAGGTCTTGATTTTCCACACTGTACCGGCTCTCTGTGGGCAACACGCAGCCAATattactctttttttaaagcagaaaaaaaagtctTAATTTATCCCACCGTGCAGAAATCTGCTGCATCAAACTGGCCTCCGGTAAAACGCATCACTAAATCGGtgatttaaattaaacacaatCAGCAGCTGCATTGTAACAGTTGCGGTTTTATAGACCTGGGTGGATCCGCAGCGTGAGGTATGCATGTTGTTACTTGCTGGTACCGTTCATGATCAGTGAATGAATAAATGCTAACAGCTTAGCTGACTATGTTACTCAGAGAAACATTGTGGCTCTCCAGGACAAATGATTCTCTACCAGCCCTGGAACTGCTAATGAACTGCATCCCTCTCATTACATATGCATGAATTCAGCATATTTCAGGTAATAAATCATtaaggaggagcagaagtggTGTGTAGTGTTGGCCTCACTATCTCACTACTGACTTGGTTTTTATGCTGCTGCC
Protein-coding sequences here:
- the msraa gene encoding mitochondrial peptide methionine sulfoxide reductase — translated: MLTPSRLRLIFRHLVYSRMGDMSSKAQLPTPETALSGRADSMNVAAKHDVNGNKTLPPFPEGTEMVMFGMGCFWGAERKLWREKGVYSTQVGYSGGYTPNPTYKEVCTGMTGHTEVVRVVFYPDKISFANLLKVFWESHDPTQGMRQGNDMGTTYRSAIYTYTQQQLEEALASKDQYQKVLSESGFGPITTEIAEAKPFYYAEDYHQQYLNKIPDGYCGLKGTGVSCPTRG